GAGTTCCAACAACACAATACGGTCATTCGAGTTGGCGATTTGGAAATTGGCGGCGGGACACCAGTGATCATGGCTGGACCATGTTCAGTCGAAAGTGCCGATCAATTGTTACGCACGGCTCATGCGGTCAAGGAAGCTGGTGCCAACATTCTGCGTGGCGGCGCATTCAAACCCCGCACATCACCTTATGCTTTCCGTGGATTGGGCGAAGAAGGCTTGAAGATTTTGGCTCAAGCACGAGAAGAAACTGGCTTGCCAATCATCACCGAAGCCCTGAATACCCGTGATGTTGAATTAGTTGCCCGTTACACCGACATCATCCAACTTGGTGCTCGTAATATGCAAAATTTCGCGCTCTTGGAAGAAGCAGGCCAAACTGGCAAGCCGATCATGGTCAAGCGTGGCCCTTCGGCTACAGTCGAAGAATGGTTGTTAGCGGCTGAGTATATCCTCGCCACTGGCAATCGTAATGTTATTCTCTGCGAACGCGGCATTCGCACCTACGAAACAGCCACCCGTAACACCCTCGATTTAAATGCCGTGGCAGTTGCCAAGCGGCGCACCCACTTGCCCGTTATTGCCGACCCCAGTCATGGCACTGGCAAATGGTACTTGGTGCAGCCAATGGCTTTGGCAGGCTTGGCCGCTGGCGCAGATGGTCTGATGATCGAAGTTCACCACGACCCCGACCGCGCTTCCTCAGATGGCCCTCAATCACTCAACCACCTCAACTTTGCCCAATTGATGCAACAAGTTCGCCGCCTGATCGCTGCCCTAGAACCAGAATTAGCAGTCGCATAACGCAGGGGAAATTTAACCACGAAGAGCACGAATGTTAGGTTAGTTGAACACTTGGGTTTTGTAAAAACACAATAACCCAAGTAATTAATCTTCGTGCTCTTCGTGTCCTTTGTGGTTAAAAAACTAATTCGTCAGTTTAAAGCGTTGGGCATTACTACTATTCCAAGTCCATTGCTGAATGTTGGCGTTGTCGGCGTTGCTGCCACCAGCCACATCAACCACTTTGCCGGTTGCCCGATTGATAAAGCGCATAAAACCATCTTCCAGTAGTTCAAGCCGCCATTGTTGGCTCGAATTGCTCACCGCTGTCCAGATGTGAATATTGGCCCCATCGGCGCTTGAATCGCCCGAAACTGAGAGCATTTTGCCGCTGCTGGGGTGACGCAGTTTGTAATAGCCATTATCGCTATGTTGAAATTGCCATTGCTGGGCGAGGCCAT
This sequence is a window from Herpetosiphon gulosus. Protein-coding genes within it:
- the aroF gene encoding 3-deoxy-7-phosphoheptulonate synthase; the protein is MIVVMKSHADLTDRDAVLARLAENNLKGHLSEGEERIVIGVVGAKIPAGLEEQLQSMSGVQTTLRITRPYKLAGREFQQHNTVIRVGDLEIGGGTPVIMAGPCSVESADQLLRTAHAVKEAGANILRGGAFKPRTSPYAFRGLGEEGLKILAQAREETGLPIITEALNTRDVELVARYTDIIQLGARNMQNFALLEEAGQTGKPIMVKRGPSATVEEWLLAAEYILATGNRNVILCERGIRTYETATRNTLDLNAVAVAKRRTHLPVIADPSHGTGKWYLVQPMALAGLAAGADGLMIEVHHDPDRASSDGPQSLNHLNFAQLMQQVRRLIAALEPELAVA